A genomic stretch from Salmo salar unplaced genomic scaffold, Ssal_v3.1, whole genome shotgun sequence includes:
- the LOC123723666 gene encoding trichohyalin isoform X2 — MAESRVHTQFKLTSGDYVEADVGKEVTLPCHLSPDTSAVATTIRWFKETECIYLYKNGQVTERSGYEGRVSLITQELERGNVSLRLRDFRRSDTGVYICQVIHGEQKEEAAVGLWDREASGSQYLLHETQEDKLKREASAGELELKMEKELKEILRQEMMKQLEEKDTQLDDMTQEVREKERLLEEKNQIMGQREKLFEEKENQLEEKDKQLKDRDIQLEILRKNLQDKNSQVENFRVLLQDKDLQLEDSNHRLGEKDRLLEERDKQLEERDKQLEERDKLLGERDKQLEERDKQLEGKEKELKERRQEVEEKYNLLEEREKQLKERDKQVEDVNNENAELVGGETSDTDPTLPLRRTNSMELHPPDMGGESSSPDSPVSPSVSELRLVLLGRTGAGRSAAGNTILGREEFGAQASLSVVTQRSKRREGDVCGRRLVLVDTPDWFCPGLSLEEMRQDVGLCVRLSAPGPHAFLLVIPVEPSKGEERGVLERIEEMFGEGCWEHTVILFTHDDGLKEQSIEEFLQAGSQDLQQLVEKSGSRYHVLNIKDRAHGTQVSELLEQVEEMVAGNSNRFYSSQTYQEAEDQVREMEGKIQRERGERKQRDERDLRERLEKELQDSLIKIEGVIQEHEGDIRTLSERTSELERQVKEERDEEKKRELERELKRESDRREEMERKLERFREKRENERREMEERHRQEMENYEGEARVEAERNLMKIVLPELQRNVMISQTKMQREFSRQMEEKNRQMKEKDRQMKEKNRHMEEKDGEMERLRQNLKEVREAHSVLQKRLEREGRGQRALIGMLGWVRRNSSSWLLHNLI, encoded by the exons ATGGCAGAGTCCAGAGTTCATA CTCAGTTTAAACTCACCTCAGGAGACTATGTGGAGGCTGATGTTGGTAAAGAGGTCACCCTCCCCTGTCACCTCTCACCTGACACCAGTGCTGTTGCCACGACGATCAGGTGGTTTAAAGAGACAGAGTGTATTTACCTGTATAAGAATGGCCAGGTGACAGAGAGGAGTGGCTATGAGGGCAGAGTGAGTCTGATCACCCAGGAGCTGGAGAGAGGCAACGTGTCTCTGAGGCTGAGAGACTTCAGGAGGTCAGATACAGGAGTCTACATATGTCAGGTCATCCATGGAGAACAGAAGGAGGAGGCTGCAGTGGGTTTATGGGATAGAGAAG CCTCAGGATCACAGTATTTACTACATGAGACCCAGGAGGACAAGCTGAAGAGGGAGGCATCAGCTGGTGAGCTTG AGTTGAAGATGGAAAAAGAATTAAAAGAGATTTTAAGACAGGAGATGATGAAACAACTAGAGGAGAAAGACACCCAACTGGATGATATGACCcaggaagtgagagagaaagagagactcctGGAGGAGAAGAACCAGATAATGGGACAGAGGGAGAAACTATTTGAAGAGAAAGAAAACCAACTGGAAGAGAAAGACAAGCAATTAAAGGACAGAGACATTCaactagagatactgagaaagAACCTGCAGGACAAGAACAGCCAAGTAGAGAACTTCAGAGTCCTACTGCAGGACAAAGACCTTCAACTAGAGGACAGCAACCACAGACTGGGAGAGAAGGACAGACTACtggaagagagagacaaacagctggaagagagagacaaacagctggaagagagagacaaactactgggagagagagacaaacagctggaagagagagacaaacagctgGAGGGAAAAGAAAAGGAACTAAAAGAGAGGAGGCAGGAAGTAGAAGAGAAATATAACctactagaggagagagagaagcagttaaAGGAAAGAGACAAACAGGTGGAGGATGTCAACAATGAAAATGCTGAACTGG TGGGAGGAGAGACCTCAGATACAGACCCCACACTTCCACTGAGGAGGACAAACAGCATGGAGTTACATCCTCCAGATA tgggaggagagagcagcagtcCAGACTCCCCAGTGTCTCCCAGTGTGTCTGAGCTGAGACTGGTGCTGCTGGGGAGGACTGGGGCTGGGAGGAGTGCAGCAGGAAACACCATCCTGGGCAGAGAGGAATTTGGGGCCCAGGCCAGCCTCTCTGTAGTGACCCAGAGGagtaagaggagagagggggacgtgTGTGGGAGACGGCTGGTGCTGGTGGAcactccagactggttctgtcCTGGACTCTCTCTGGAGGAGATGAGACAGGATGTGGGGCTCTGTGTCCGTCTGTCTGCCCCGGGACCCCACGCCTTCCTCCTGGTCATACCAGTGGAGCCCTctaagggggaggagagaggggtgctggagagaatagaggagatgTTTGGGGAGGGTTGTTGGGAACACACTGTGATTCTATTCACCCATGATGATGGCCTGAAAGAGCAGAGCATTGAGGAGTTTCTCCAAGCAGGAAGTCAGGACCTCCAGCAGCTTGTAGAGAAAAGTGGGAGCAGGTACCACGTCCTCAACATTAAGGACAGGGCCCATGGCACTCAGGTATCAGAGCTGCTGGAGCAGGTAGAGGAGATGGTGGCAGGAAACAGTAATAGATTCTACAGCAGTCAGACCTACCAGGAGGCGGAGGACCAggttagagagatggagggaaagatccagagagagagaggagagagaaaacagagggacgagagagactTGAGAGAGAGACTTGAGAAGGAGTTGCAGGACTCTCTGATAAAGATAGAGGGAGTGATCCAGGAACATGAGGGAGATATCAGAACACTCAGTGAAAGAACCAGTGAACTGGAGAGACAGGTgaaagaagagagggatgaggagaagaaaagagagcTGGAGAGGGAGCTGAAGAGGGAGTCTgataggagggaggagatggagagaaagctggagagatttagggagaagagagagaatgagaggagggagatggaggagagacacagacaggagaTGGAGAACTATGAAGGAGAGGCCAGAGTTGAAGCAGAGAGAAACCTGATGAAGATAGTCCTACCTGAGTTACAGAGGAACGTGATGATCTCACAGACAAAGATGCAGAGAGAGTTCAGCAGACAGATGGAGGAGAAGAATAGACAGATGAAGGAGAAGGATAGACAGATGAAGGAGAAGAATAGACATatggaggagaaggatggagaaatggagagacTAAGACAGAACTTGAAAGAGGTCAGGGAAGCTCACTCAGTGTTGCAGAAGAGACTGGaacgagaggggagaggtcagagggCACTGATAGGGATGTTGGGCTGGGTCAGGAGAAACTCATCAAGTTGGCTTCTCCACAATCTGATATGA
- the LOC123723666 gene encoding trichohyalin isoform X1 — translation MAESRVHTQFKLTSGDYVEADVGKEVTLPCHLSPDTSAVATTIRWFKETECIYLYKNGQVTERSGYEGRVSLITQELERGNVSLRLRDFRRSDTGVYICQVIHGEQKEEAAVGLWDREEWGFSSGSQYLLHETQEDKLKREASAGELELKMEKELKEILRQEMMKQLEEKDTQLDDMTQEVREKERLLEEKNQIMGQREKLFEEKENQLEEKDKQLKDRDIQLEILRKNLQDKNSQVENFRVLLQDKDLQLEDSNHRLGEKDRLLEERDKQLEERDKQLEERDKLLGERDKQLEERDKQLEGKEKELKERRQEVEEKYNLLEEREKQLKERDKQVEDVNNENAELVGGETSDTDPTLPLRRTNSMELHPPDMGGESSSPDSPVSPSVSELRLVLLGRTGAGRSAAGNTILGREEFGAQASLSVVTQRSKRREGDVCGRRLVLVDTPDWFCPGLSLEEMRQDVGLCVRLSAPGPHAFLLVIPVEPSKGEERGVLERIEEMFGEGCWEHTVILFTHDDGLKEQSIEEFLQAGSQDLQQLVEKSGSRYHVLNIKDRAHGTQVSELLEQVEEMVAGNSNRFYSSQTYQEAEDQVREMEGKIQRERGERKQRDERDLRERLEKELQDSLIKIEGVIQEHEGDIRTLSERTSELERQVKEERDEEKKRELERELKRESDRREEMERKLERFREKRENERREMEERHRQEMENYEGEARVEAERNLMKIVLPELQRNVMISQTKMQREFSRQMEEKNRQMKEKDRQMKEKNRHMEEKDGEMERLRQNLKEVREAHSVLQKRLEREGRGQRALIGMLGWVRRNSSSWLLHNLI, via the exons ATGGCAGAGTCCAGAGTTCATA CTCAGTTTAAACTCACCTCAGGAGACTATGTGGAGGCTGATGTTGGTAAAGAGGTCACCCTCCCCTGTCACCTCTCACCTGACACCAGTGCTGTTGCCACGACGATCAGGTGGTTTAAAGAGACAGAGTGTATTTACCTGTATAAGAATGGCCAGGTGACAGAGAGGAGTGGCTATGAGGGCAGAGTGAGTCTGATCACCCAGGAGCTGGAGAGAGGCAACGTGTCTCTGAGGCTGAGAGACTTCAGGAGGTCAGATACAGGAGTCTACATATGTCAGGTCATCCATGGAGAACAGAAGGAGGAGGCTGCAGTGGGTTTATGGGATAGAGAAG AATGGG GATTCT CCTCAGGATCACAGTATTTACTACATGAGACCCAGGAGGACAAGCTGAAGAGGGAGGCATCAGCTGGTGAGCTTG AGTTGAAGATGGAAAAAGAATTAAAAGAGATTTTAAGACAGGAGATGATGAAACAACTAGAGGAGAAAGACACCCAACTGGATGATATGACCcaggaagtgagagagaaagagagactcctGGAGGAGAAGAACCAGATAATGGGACAGAGGGAGAAACTATTTGAAGAGAAAGAAAACCAACTGGAAGAGAAAGACAAGCAATTAAAGGACAGAGACATTCaactagagatactgagaaagAACCTGCAGGACAAGAACAGCCAAGTAGAGAACTTCAGAGTCCTACTGCAGGACAAAGACCTTCAACTAGAGGACAGCAACCACAGACTGGGAGAGAAGGACAGACTACtggaagagagagacaaacagctggaagagagagacaaacagctggaagagagagacaaactactgggagagagagacaaacagctggaagagagagacaaacagctgGAGGGAAAAGAAAAGGAACTAAAAGAGAGGAGGCAGGAAGTAGAAGAGAAATATAACctactagaggagagagagaagcagttaaAGGAAAGAGACAAACAGGTGGAGGATGTCAACAATGAAAATGCTGAACTGG TGGGAGGAGAGACCTCAGATACAGACCCCACACTTCCACTGAGGAGGACAAACAGCATGGAGTTACATCCTCCAGATA tgggaggagagagcagcagtcCAGACTCCCCAGTGTCTCCCAGTGTGTCTGAGCTGAGACTGGTGCTGCTGGGGAGGACTGGGGCTGGGAGGAGTGCAGCAGGAAACACCATCCTGGGCAGAGAGGAATTTGGGGCCCAGGCCAGCCTCTCTGTAGTGACCCAGAGGagtaagaggagagagggggacgtgTGTGGGAGACGGCTGGTGCTGGTGGAcactccagactggttctgtcCTGGACTCTCTCTGGAGGAGATGAGACAGGATGTGGGGCTCTGTGTCCGTCTGTCTGCCCCGGGACCCCACGCCTTCCTCCTGGTCATACCAGTGGAGCCCTctaagggggaggagagaggggtgctggagagaatagaggagatgTTTGGGGAGGGTTGTTGGGAACACACTGTGATTCTATTCACCCATGATGATGGCCTGAAAGAGCAGAGCATTGAGGAGTTTCTCCAAGCAGGAAGTCAGGACCTCCAGCAGCTTGTAGAGAAAAGTGGGAGCAGGTACCACGTCCTCAACATTAAGGACAGGGCCCATGGCACTCAGGTATCAGAGCTGCTGGAGCAGGTAGAGGAGATGGTGGCAGGAAACAGTAATAGATTCTACAGCAGTCAGACCTACCAGGAGGCGGAGGACCAggttagagagatggagggaaagatccagagagagagaggagagagaaaacagagggacgagagagactTGAGAGAGAGACTTGAGAAGGAGTTGCAGGACTCTCTGATAAAGATAGAGGGAGTGATCCAGGAACATGAGGGAGATATCAGAACACTCAGTGAAAGAACCAGTGAACTGGAGAGACAGGTgaaagaagagagggatgaggagaagaaaagagagcTGGAGAGGGAGCTGAAGAGGGAGTCTgataggagggaggagatggagagaaagctggagagatttagggagaagagagagaatgagaggagggagatggaggagagacacagacaggagaTGGAGAACTATGAAGGAGAGGCCAGAGTTGAAGCAGAGAGAAACCTGATGAAGATAGTCCTACCTGAGTTACAGAGGAACGTGATGATCTCACAGACAAAGATGCAGAGAGAGTTCAGCAGACAGATGGAGGAGAAGAATAGACAGATGAAGGAGAAGGATAGACAGATGAAGGAGAAGAATAGACATatggaggagaaggatggagaaatggagagacTAAGACAGAACTTGAAAGAGGTCAGGGAAGCTCACTCAGTGTTGCAGAAGAGACTGGaacgagaggggagaggtcagagggCACTGATAGGGATGTTGGGCTGGGTCAGGAGAAACTCATCAAGTTGGCTTCTCCACAATCTGATATGA